One part of the Rhodococcus oxybenzonivorans genome encodes these proteins:
- a CDS encoding cytochrome c oxidase subunit 3: MTSAVGTSGSAITQRVHSLNRPNMVSVGTIVWLSSELMFFAGLFAMYFVARAQANGNWPPEPTELNLFLAVPVTLVLIASSFTCQMGVFAAERGDVFGLRRWYLLTLAMGTFFVLGQAYEYVHLVEHGTSISSSVYGSVFYMTTGFHGLHVIGGLIAFVFLIARTKVSKFTPAQATAAIVVSYYWHFVDIVWIALFATIYFIR, encoded by the coding sequence GTGACGAGCGCAGTAGGGACTTCAGGATCAGCAATCACCCAACGCGTGCACTCGCTGAACCGACCAAACATGGTCAGCGTTGGCACCATCGTGTGGTTGTCAAGTGAGCTCATGTTCTTCGCAGGGCTCTTCGCCATGTATTTCGTGGCCAGAGCACAGGCGAATGGGAACTGGCCGCCGGAGCCGACCGAGCTGAACCTCTTCCTCGCCGTGCCGGTGACGCTCGTGCTGATCGCCTCGTCGTTCACGTGCCAGATGGGCGTGTTCGCGGCCGAGCGCGGTGACGTTTTCGGTCTGCGTCGCTGGTACCTGCTCACCCTCGCCATGGGCACGTTCTTCGTGCTCGGCCAGGCATACGAGTACGTGCACCTCGTCGAGCACGGCACGTCCATCTCGAGCAGCGTGTACGGCTCGGTGTTCTACATGACCACGGGATTCCACGGTCTCCACGTCATCGGCGGTCTCATCGCGTTCGTCTTCCTGATTGCCCGCACCAAGGTCAGCAAGTTCACGCCCGCTCAGGCCACCGCCGCGATCGTCGTCTCGTACTACTGGCACTTCGTCGACATCGTGTGGATCGCCCTGTTTGCCACGATCTATTTCATCCGTTGA